The DNA segment CCGACACCACACCTAACTATGATTTGGGCACTGTGGCTACTTATGCCTGTGACCCTGGGTTTGTTCTGGACCTCTCCCTAGGGGGATCTGAGATGAGAATGTGCGTGGATGATAATGGACTAGATCCTGTTGGAGTGTTTGATAGACAGGCACCAAGATGTGTCCGTAAGTCTCTTTTGGTCTAGTTTCCAAAAGTTTACAATGCGAATTTCAGATTCAGTCCAAATTCTTTCTCACATGCTGAACTTTCTTTCATTTAAtaaccatgcacatgcatgcaggtatcaTTTGCCAACCTCTTTTCCCTTACTCCTTATACTCTTCAAACTTCTTCGAGCTACACCACTATAGTTATACAAATCCTTCAACATACATACTTGATTTTTTTTTCTATTGAGTGTCCTCCTCtaacacactacacacactacacacacacacttacaccaCAGCATAAAAAATTAGCCGACTCCTTCGAACTTCTTCGAGCTACACCACTATAGTTATACAAATCCTTCAACATACATACTTGATTTTTTTTTCTATTGAGTGTCCTCCTCtaacacactacacacactacacacacacacttacaccaCAGCATAAAAAAATTAGCCGACTCCTTCGAACTTCTTCGAGCTACACCACTATAGTTATACAAATCCTTCAACATACACACTTGATTTTTTTTATATAGAGTCTGGGATTTACACCCTATTTCCATTTGTACAGCCATTGAGTGTTTTCCTCTAGTAAGTTTGTATTTGTATGCTCAGTATTTGTCATATACACTTAATTCCTTACTGATAGACAGGAACCAAGGTATATCCGTATGAAGTTGCTATACAGAAATGATTATTCCCATGCAGCTATTGAGTGTCCTCCTCTAGCGGGCATTACCAATGGATTCATCACCTACACTATTGACAACACACCTAACTATGATCTGGGCACTGTGGCTACTTATGTCTGTGACGCTGGGTTTGTTCTGGACCTCTCCCTAGGGAGATCTGAGATAAGAACTTGTATTGATGATAATGGACTTGATACTATTGGAGTGTTTGATAGACAGGCTCCAAGATGTGTCCGTAAGTCTCTTTTGGTCTTGTTTACAGAAAATTTCAGTAATTCTACTATCATTAATTTCAATAACCACATGCAGGTAACATTTGCCAACCTCTTTTCCCTTACTCCTATGGTATGATAACATATCATCATGAAATTCCACCTTACTCATACGGAACACGAGCACAGTATGTTGTCTCATGCCCTCCCGAACTGGAGAGAAGAGGAGGAGATGATGAGAGGACCTGTACCACTAATGGAAACAGTgctgtgggggtgtggtctggaGCTGCTCCCATCTGTGCAGGTttgcagtgtacatgtgtgtacaaagTTGAAACATCTTCTCTTGTATAGCTCGAGGGATTTTCCTATCATTTCAAGGAACAACCTACACTACGAACAACAGTAATATTGTATTCACTAGGATTGAGGCTACAAATGACACATCCTTGACTTGTCATACTGACTCAACCACCTGTTGTAGAGGTGTTGACAATCACTCATCTTCTAGGGGTAATGGAGAGTGGCTGTTTCCTAATGGAACAAGTATTGTCCTGAGGAAGAGAGTCCTCCCTGATGATGGGTTCTATTATACAAGgtttcatcaagccatcagactGTATCGTAATAATAATATCCAGACTCCACTGGGAACCTACTGCTGTAGAATACCTGACAGTGGTGGAGTGACAAGAACTATTTGTGCTAACCTCATTGGTGAGTACTAGTGTTGTATAAATAGGTATTATTTACTTGTTACTACTACAGACAACACCATTCGATGTCCCTCTGACTCGGTGATGGTTCCCACTAATGGGACGGTCTCATACTCTAGTCCAGTGGAAGGTGGCAGTTACGTGTATGGAACTGTGGCCACCTTTTCCTGTTTCACTGGTTTTGGCCTCAGTACTCTTGAGACTATAACATGCACAGGAACAAATGATGCTGAAATGGAAACCTTCAATGGCTCTAGTCCAACATGTGATGGTGAATATAGTCATAAAGCGTAGTTGCATAATCATATCTCTTAGTGATCACTTGCTCTGCTCTTCCTAATATTTTCAATGGAACGATTGACTACTCACCTCTCGATACAACTGATCATGAGGTGTTCAATTATGGAACAGCAGCTACTTATCAGTGTAACCCTGGATATAATATAACAAGTGGAGACAGAGTGAGGACTTGTACTGGTAATGGCAGCACTCCCAGTGGTCAGTGGGATGGTACTGCTCCTCAATGTCCACGTATGTTCTAGCTACTATTGTAATTGGTTGCACTCTGTCACGTGATAATGTAACACGCAGCTGTGGACTGTAGCATTCCTCCGTCTATTACCAATGGATCTCCTGGGATACCAACAACCACAACATTCACAGGGACAGTGGCCTACAGCTGTAATGATGGCTATGCACTCTTTGGGAGTGCTACAAGTACTTGTCAGGCAAATGCAACCTGGAGCAGACCACCAGAATCCAGAGGTACATGTGCACATTCAATGTTGTGCTATATTAACATACACTAACACAGGTATCACTATTGCTGGTATCCAATCTGGTGTGCCCATCTTAATTGGAGATTCTGTTACCATCACCTGCACCACTGACTCTTCTGCTGACTCAATAACGTTGCTCCAAGATGGTCAGGTTCTTCATGGAACAGTGATGCAGTCAACTACCACCTTGACGTATACTATCTCTTTTGTGTCTGACAGCATCCATGGAAATACCTTCAAATGTGAAGCCAATTTCGTAGGAACTTCAGACACTGCTTTTGTTAATGCCACTGCCACCATTAAAAGTAAGTTATACTCGTGACACGCACAAGAAATTAATACTCAAATTTGTTATGCAGTTCCTGGACAATCTATCAACACTAGCATCAGCCCTTC comes from the Halichondria panicea chromosome 4, odHalPani1.1, whole genome shotgun sequence genome and includes:
- the LOC135335188 gene encoding uncharacterized protein LOC135335188 translates to METMRGAALLEKQELVMGCGQAKNHNVFTITNGVVMYAPDTTPNYDLGTVATYACDPGFVLDLSLGGSEMRMCVDDNGLDPVGVFDRQAPRCVPIECPPLAGITNGFITYTIDNTPNYDLGTVATYVCDAGFVLDLSLGRSEIRTCIDDNGLDTIGVFDRQAPRCVRNICQPLFPYSYGMITYHHEIPPYSYGTRAQYVVSCPPELERRGGDDERTCTTNGNSAVGVWSGAAPICAARGIFLSFQGTTYTTNNSNIVFTRIEATNDTSLTCHTDSTTCCRGVDNHSSSRGNGEWLFPNGTSIVLRKRVLPDDGFYYTRFHQAIRLYRNNNIQTPLGTYCCRIPDSGGVTRTICANLIDNTIRCPSDSVMVPTNGTVSYSSPVEGGSYVYGTVATFSCFTGFGLSTLETITCTGTNDAEMETFNGSSPTCDVITCSALPNIFNGTIDYSPLDTTDHEVFNYGTAATYQCNPGYNITSGDRVRTCTGNGSTPSGQWDGTAPQCPPVDCSIPPSITNGSPGIPTTTTFTGTVAYSCNDGYALFGSATSTCQANATWSRPPESRGITIAGIQSGVPILIGDSVTITCTTDSSADSITLLQDGQVLHGTVMQSTTTLTYTISFVSDSIHGNTFKCEANFVGTSDTAFVNATATIKIPGQSINTSISPSSDSTPQDGEPYIVTCTVSKLPGLTRTPTAQWMKVAMGTKRIGMPTPNETALNLSPLRTSDAGRYRCQGNLTTTIRSLPLLSSSNFTLIAQIPAPAVTISRSPSSSALFANQSVLTFTCQVSIHTNIDTTVTLSLTWTREVYSDEDDTTTEVIMVNSATKTIERNWTLNDLTSKDQRVTCNGTINSASSFIQGNSITIEDMLSVAGVFLMFNDSIFNDNTTSVPARDVRLIQCHSDKSDTFDEDQHGWKFPNSTKITNISTLAIATREGGHLALTRVGNSSLPAGEYCCKAQDARGTNHTLCVHVEQEPSSSGSVMVGGIVAAILILVVALLIIGAVILIVVRCNIPPVSLKGGVSTGEIHTYEMMEMGHEYEEVSKFQRAVGGEYEIIGAPSQTTGSESKAVIKTEPSPPTPQPSQATENDIEFTECVAYITTTHSRPPQSTSL